A single genomic interval of Arachis duranensis cultivar V14167 chromosome 7, aradu.V14167.gnm2.J7QH, whole genome shotgun sequence harbors:
- the LOC107496083 gene encoding nuclear pore complex protein NUP133 has translation MFSSAPKKKNTNATPLRDHGGAAAAAAAAANLFHSPATPQSRQRSSFIFNENAVPNRPSTGTPAPWAPRLSVLARVPQVDRSGKGDDTDPIKPVFVAEFPQLVRDEQATLLHKRVSVEGLGSGGIDKDTSLAWITCGNRVFIWSYLSPASGMRCVVLEIPSKVLEDGDTGKSDAGSWLLCVVNCDDTSKGTNKVPKHCSSAAVIMCNWKTRAVIYWPDIYSESHNPPVTSVASSDELETVLTPDRRSSFGKHRRQSKVGGSLNGLHTFNSLIASVVPGCKFVCVALACSSNGELWQFHCGPDGIRRRKVYENVTRSPQQGGESGQNVSNKWYPRSLTWRFPHHSPKESNRQFFLLTDHEIQCFKVELSSDMHVSKLWSQEIVGTDAEVGIKKDLAGQKKIWPLDVQVDDHGKVITILVVTLCNDRISSSSYMQYSILTLQYKSGLDSETTNDRILEKKSPMEVIIPKARYEDEDFLFSMRLRVGGKPSGSTVVISGDGTATVSHYHRNLTRLYKFDLPYDAGKVLDASVLPSADDYEEGAWVVLTEKAGIWAIPEKAVILGGVEPPERSLSRKGSSNERSAQEEIRNLTVAGNFAPRRASSEAWGTGDRQRAVLSGVARRTAQDEESEALLNLLFNDFLSSGQVDRALEKLETSGSFQRDGETNVFVRTSKSIIDTLAKHWTTTRGAEILAMAVVSTQLLEKQQKHQKFLQFLALSKCHEELCSRQRHALQIILEHGEKLSAMIQLRELQNMISQNRSASVNSLGSSSDIQMSGALWDLIQLVGERARRNTVLLMDRDNAEVFYSKVSDLEDFFYCLDAEIEYVIRPEHPFEIQFQRACELTNACVTIITTCLNYKNENHLWYPPPEGLTPWYCQPVVRKGIWSGASVLLRLLSEISGFDKSSKLDLYSHLEALAEVLLEAYSGAVTAKIECGEEHKGLLNEYWERRDALLESLYQQVKEFEATYKDSIEGSEGMTGDAILKIMSHLLSIAKRHGCYKVMWTICCDVNDSELLRNIMHESLGPDGGFSYYVFKKLHESRQFSELLRLGEEFPEELSVFLKEHPDLLWLHDLFLHQYSSASETLHELALAQNVQSTSVAEEGEQEYSKLNLKLSDRKNLLYLSKIAAFAAGTDAGTQVKVGRIEADLKILKLQEQVMEGLPSIKDKQLVEHQLLHPEDLIKLCLEGEGREFSLWAFDVFAWTSASFRKVYRRLLEDCWRKAASQDDWSKLHDSYIVEGWSDEETLQNLKSTILFQASSRCYGPGAVTFEEGFDQVLPLRQENMETPGDTSSSVEAILMQHKDFPVAGKLMLMAIMLGCEEGGDTTYEEGPSPME, from the exons ATGTTTTCCTCAGCACCCAAGAAAAAGAACACCAATGCTACTCCACTCCGAGATCACGGTGGTGCTGCtgccgccgccgccgccgccgccaaCCTCTTCCATTCTCCGGCGACACCTCAGTCTCGACAAAGAAGCTCCTTCATCTTCAACGAAAACGCCGTCCCTAACCGCCCTTCTACCGGCACTCCCGCTCCCTGGGCTCCTCGTTTATCCGTCCTCGCCAG ggTTCCTCAAGTTGATAGAAGTGGAAAAGGTGATGACACAGATCCAATTAAGCCGGTTTTCGTTGCGGAGTTTCCTCAATTGGTTCGCGATGAGCAAGCTACCTTGCTTCACAAACGAGTTTCTG TTGAAGGTTTAGGGTCTGGTGGGATCGACAAAGACACTTCCCTTGCTTGGATTACTTGTGGGAATAGGGTCTTCATTTGGAGTTACTTGTCGCCGGCATCGGGGATGAGATGTGTTGTTCTTGAGATTCCCTCGAAAGTTTTGGAAGACGGCGACACTGGCAAAAGTGATGCTGGGAGCTGGTTGCTTTGTGTTGTTAATTGTGATGACACGTCTAAGGGGACGAATAAAGTCCCTAAGCATTGCAGTTCTGCTGCTGTTATTATGTGTAATTGGAAAACTCGGGCTGTTATTTACTGGCCTGATATATATTCTGAATCACACAATCCTCCAGTCACTAGCGTTGCATCCTCTGATGAGTTGGAGACTGTTTTGACTCCTGATAGGAGAAGTTCCTTTGGCAAGCACCGGCGACAAAGTAAGGTGGGTGGTAGCTTGAATGGATTGCACACTTTCAACTCTTTGATTGCTTCTGTGGTTCCTGGTTGTAAGTTTGTGTGTGTTGCTCTTGCATGTAGCTCAAATGGTGAGCTTTGGCAGTTTCACTGTGGTCCAGATGGCATTCGTCGAAGGAAAGTATATGAAAATGTTACGCGTTCGCCTCAGCAAGGAGGTGAATCAGGTCAAAATGTGAGCAACAAATGGTATCCAAGGTCATTGACATGGCGTTTTCCACATCATTCTCCTAAGGAATCAAATCGGCAATTCTTCCTATTGACAGACCATGAGATACAGTGTTTTAAGGTAGAACTCAGTTCTGATATGCATGTTTCAAAGCTTTGGTCCCAGGAAATTGTTGGAACAGATGCTGAAGTTGGCATTAAGAAAGATCTTGCTGGTCAAAAGAAAATCTGGCCTCTTGATGTGCAGGTGGATGATCATGGAAAAGTGATCACCATTCTTGTTGTAACCTTATGTAATGACCGGATTAGCAGTTCAAGCTACATGCAGTATTCTATTCTAACCCTGCAATATAAATCTGGCTTGGATTCTGAGACTACAAATGACAGGATTTTGGAGAAAAAGTCTCCAATGGAGGTGATAATCCCAAAAGCTAGATATGAAGATGAAGATTTCTTGTTTTCCATGAGGCTTAGAGTTGGAGGCAAGCCTTCGGGGTCTACGGTCGTAATATCTGGGGATGGAACAGCAACAGTTTCCCATTATCATAGAAACTTAACTCGCCTCTACAAATTTGATTTACCCTATGATGCTGGAAAGGTACTAGATGCCTCAGTTCTTCCTTCTGCAGATGATTATGAAGAAGGTGCCTGGGTTGTATTAACAGAGAAAGCAGGAATATGGGCAATACCAGAGAAGGCTGTCATACTTGGTGGAGTAGAACCACCTGAGCGGAGCCTATCACGGAAGGGCAGTTCAAATGAAAGATCTGCCCAAGAAGAGATAAGAAATCTTACAGTTGCAGGTAATTTTGCTCCCAGAAGGGCTAGCTCTGAAGCATGGGGTACTGGAGACAGACAGAGGGCTGTTTTAAGTGGGGTTGCACGTCGAACTGCACAAGATGAAGAATCAGAAGCTTTACTAAATCTTCTTTTCAATGATTTTTTATCATCTGGCCAAGTTGACAGGGCACTTGAAAAGCTGGAAACTTCTGGTTCATTTCAAAGGGATGGAGAAACAAATGTTTTTGTGCGGACTAGCAAATCAATCATTGACACCTTAGCTAAACACTGGACAACAACCAGAGGAGCTGAGATTTTGGCTATGGCAGTTGTTTCCACCCAACTCTTGGAAAAGCAGCAGAAACATCAAaagttccttcagtttcttgcaTTATCTAAGTGCCATGAGGAGCTGTGTTCTAGACAGA GACACGCATTGCAAATTATATTGGAACATGGTGAAAAGCTATCTGCAATGATTCAGCTTAGGGAACTGCAAAATATGATTAGCCAGAATCGTTCAGCTAGTGTTAACTCCTTGGGTTCTAGTTCGGATATACAGATGTCAGGTGCTCTTTGGGACCTGATACAATTGGTTGGTGAGAGAGCTCGGCGTAATACTGTCCTTCTGATGGATAGAGATAATGCTGAAGTATTCTACAGTAAGGTTTCAGATCTTGAAGATTTCTTTTACTGCTTAGATGCAGAAATAGAATATGTTATAAGACCAGAACACCCGTTTGAAATCCAGTTTCAGAGGGCGTGTGAACTCACAAATGCATGTGTTACCATAATTACGACATGCTTAAACTATAAGAATGAGAATCATCTATGGTATCCACCTCCTGAAGGTTTAACACCTTGGTATTGTCAACCTGTTGTACGTAAGGGTATTTGGAGTGGTGCTTCTGTTCTGCTTCGGTTGTTAAGTGAAATATCTGGGTTTGATAAATCATCAAAATTAGATTTGTATAGTCATTTAGAAGCTCTAGCTGAAGTGCTACTTGAGGCATATTCAGGTGCTGTTACAGCTAAAATTGAGTGTGGAGAAGAACATAAAGGTCTATTAAATGAATATTGGGAGAGGCGGGATGCGCTTCTTGAATCTCTTTATCAACAGGTTAAAGAATTTGAGGCTACCTATAAG gattcaattgaaggatccGAAGGGATGACTGGAGATGCAATTTTGAAGATTATGTCACATCTGCTATCAATTGCTAAACGTCATGGATGCTACAAAGTTATGTGGACAATATGCTGTGATGTAAATGATTCAGAATTGCTGAGAAATATTATG CATGAGAGCTTGGGTCCTGATGGGGGTTTTAGTTACTATGTCTTTAAGAAACTTCATGAAAGCAGACAATTCTCTGAGCTCTTGAGGCTTGGTGAAGAATTTCCAGAGGAGCTGTCTGTTTTCTTAAAAGAGCATCCAGATCTTCTTTGGCTTCATGATTTGTTCCTTCATCAATATTCGTCTGCTTCAGAAACACTTCATGAATTGGCTCTAGCACAAAATGTTCAATCTACCTCGGTTGCTGAAGAAGGAGAACAAGAGTATTCGAAGTTGAATCTAAAACTAAGTGACAGAAAGAATCTTTTATATCTCTCAAAGATAGCTGCCTTTGCAG CTGGTACAGATGCTGGTACTCAAGTGAAGGTGGGCCGCATTGAGGCTGATTTGAAGATCCTAAAATTACAG GAGCAAGTAATGGAAGGACTCCCTTCGATTAAAGATAAGCAACTTGTTGAACACCAGCTGCTTCATCCAGAAGACTTGATTAAGTTGTGCCTGGAAGGCGAAGGGCGAGAATTCTCGCTGTGGGCCTTTGATGTGTTTGCGTGGACCAGTGCCTCATTTCGCAAGGTATACAGAAGGCTTTTGGAAGATTGCTGGAGAAAAGCTGCTAGTCAAGATGATTGGAGTAAACTCCATGATTCATACATAGTTGAAGGATGGAGTGATGAGGAAACCCTGCAGAACTTGAAGAGTACCATACTGTTCCAGGCTTCAAGCAGGTGTTATGGACCTGGAGCTGTAACTTTCGAAGAAGGTTTCGACCAAGTATTGCCCTTGcgacaagaaaatatggagacTCCTGGGGATACAAGTTCTTCAGTTGAAGCAATATTAATGCAACACAAGGATTTCCCCGTCGCAGGCAAGCTTATGCTAATGGCAATCATGTTGGGTTGTGAGGAAGGTGGTGATACCACATACGAAGAAGGGCCTTCCCCTATGGAATAG